In the genome of Cutibacterium equinum, one region contains:
- the orn gene encoding oligoribonuclease: MLVWIDCEMTGLDLAHDGLIEVAALVTDGQLKVQGEGVDVIIKPEPEWLDHMNDFVRDMHTKSGLLEELDKGLTMTEAQERVLDYIRTHVPQAGKAPLAGNTIGTDRSFLAKDMPELESYVHYRNVDVSSIKELARRWYPRAFGHAPQKQGNHRALADIQESIEELMYWREALMVPSPGPDAHRCDEIATKYQGILTGAGKH, translated from the coding sequence ATGTTGGTGTGGATCGATTGCGAAATGACCGGGCTCGACCTGGCCCACGATGGACTCATCGAGGTGGCAGCCCTGGTCACCGATGGACAGCTCAAGGTCCAGGGCGAGGGCGTGGACGTCATCATCAAACCCGAACCCGAGTGGCTCGACCACATGAATGACTTCGTGCGCGACATGCACACCAAGTCCGGGCTCCTCGAGGAGCTCGACAAGGGCCTGACGATGACCGAGGCTCAGGAACGGGTGCTCGATTACATTCGTACCCACGTCCCGCAGGCAGGCAAGGCCCCGTTGGCCGGAAACACCATTGGCACTGACCGGTCCTTCCTGGCCAAGGACATGCCGGAGTTGGAGTCCTACGTGCACTACCGCAACGTTGACGTCTCCTCCATCAAGGAGCTGGCGCGACGCTGGTATCCGCGCGCCTTCGGCCACGCCCCACAAAAGCAGGGCAACCACCGCGCTCTGGCCGACATCCAGGAGTCGATCGAGGAACTCATGTACTGGCGCGAAGCCCTCATGGTTCCTTCCCCCGGCCCAGATGCCCATCGCTGCGACGAGATTGCAACCAAGTACCAGGGCATTCTCACCGGAGCCGGAAAGCACTGA
- a CDS encoding PrsW family intramembrane metalloprotease — translation MSYVAPAPVARRPWWQRLLRNPWFWVLLVLVVASAASLVHTYDIMHADTVVDDGGQKGVIPGITNRSFKLGLHYAWPTAAVWSVIFILVDRFRTRHLHIWFLCFCWGACIATWISLHVNTWMAGMLSVAGGVDPASGAGPAVYSAPFVEESCKAMVLFGLAVFTGRRMTSMLQTVSMAGLSAIGFAFVENIMYYARADNYARVTAAAGDPKQAVLELVMLRGVYTSFGHPLFTSMTGIGLALGLRSRSRLVRILAPTTGFVMAVLGHMLFNGFSSVLPVAALKKLWYIALGIVASVVVFVIIRMVREGTMIRNRLEDYVKAGWLPESDADTLCSLPRRKWAAMVALSQGPRRWWNTLKFLRTGTNLAYLRDEIVRGLDDDPGTRQIQLINDMNALRPIAVTVARGAKLSKPRLPAFLRRRHAAPIANELQWAPPQA, via the coding sequence ATGTCCTACGTTGCCCCCGCACCCGTTGCGCGTCGTCCTTGGTGGCAACGTCTGTTGCGTAACCCGTGGTTCTGGGTGCTGCTTGTCCTGGTCGTGGCGTCGGCGGCCTCACTGGTGCACACCTACGACATCATGCATGCGGACACAGTGGTGGACGACGGTGGTCAAAAGGGTGTCATCCCGGGCATCACGAACCGGTCGTTCAAGCTTGGTCTGCACTACGCATGGCCGACGGCAGCCGTCTGGTCGGTGATCTTCATCCTCGTCGACCGGTTCAGAACCCGGCATCTTCACATCTGGTTCCTCTGCTTCTGCTGGGGAGCATGCATAGCGACGTGGATCAGCCTGCACGTCAATACCTGGATGGCTGGGATGCTCTCGGTGGCAGGCGGGGTTGATCCGGCCTCAGGTGCGGGCCCAGCGGTGTATTCGGCTCCCTTTGTCGAGGAGTCGTGCAAGGCCATGGTGCTTTTCGGGCTGGCTGTTTTCACGGGCAGACGTATGACCTCGATGCTTCAGACGGTGAGTATGGCCGGGCTTTCCGCCATCGGCTTCGCTTTCGTCGAGAACATCATGTATTACGCACGGGCCGACAACTACGCTCGCGTCACCGCGGCAGCGGGTGATCCCAAGCAGGCCGTCCTGGAACTGGTCATGCTGCGTGGCGTCTACACATCTTTCGGGCATCCGTTGTTCACCAGCATGACGGGTATCGGTCTGGCCCTGGGGCTTCGATCTCGCAGTCGTCTAGTGCGGATTCTGGCCCCGACGACAGGGTTCGTCATGGCAGTGCTCGGGCACATGCTGTTCAACGGATTCTCCTCGGTGCTCCCGGTTGCAGCGTTGAAGAAGCTTTGGTACATCGCTCTCGGGATCGTCGCATCCGTCGTGGTCTTCGTGATCATTCGTATGGTGCGGGAAGGCACGATGATCCGGAATCGTCTTGAGGATTACGTCAAGGCTGGATGGCTGCCGGAATCCGACGCCGACACGCTGTGCTCCCTGCCGCGGCGGAAGTGGGCAGCGATGGTCGCTTTGAGCCAGGGTCCGCGCCGGTGGTGGAACACCCTGAAGTTCTTGCGCACTGGTACCAATCTGGCTTACTTGCGCGACGAAATCGTTCGTGGATTGGACGACGATCCGGGTACCCGTCAGATCCAACTCATCAACGACATGAACGCGCTGCGTCCCATCGCTGTCACCGTGGCCCGAGGCGCCAAACTGTCCAAACCGAGACTGCCCGCATTCCTGCGAAGACGCCACGCCGCTCCGATCGCCAACGAGTTGCAGTGGGCGCCGCCACAGGCCTGA
- a CDS encoding amidohydrolase family protein — MTTRVALTGANVLTCDRDGSVLSDQTVLVAEDGFIEAVGSREELAERAVAAQRQIDCTGKWVMPGLINAHAHLLADGRPLPKALMNAALARGIVGFWKTPLGRPMLRERARGFAQAELNSGVTTFRSLGEYDNEAVSLGRESESGQWLGPRIMASGPMLAITGGHGAELGLARVVDAPWEGRKAVRQNLRLGATSIKIAATGGVTDAKVVGEAGRPQMTTEEMTAICEEAHSAGVLVAAHAQSPEGVLRSLKAGVDTIEHGSAMTDEIIELFHDNPRSLRGWSAFDATLLAAAPLVEIDTKITGINNVVRENAKIVLDSMVQGIRDAIANDVVLGSGLDSSMTFTPHYAMWRELDLVVSRTGLSHARALESVTRVNAKMLGLESVTGAVEAGLSADLLILGSNPLDDLKALEAIDTVVVRGNVIDAPSVDTFDEIDELLDTLRR; from the coding sequence ATGACCACGAGAGTTGCTCTCACCGGTGCCAATGTCCTGACGTGTGACCGTGATGGCTCCGTGTTGTCTGACCAGACTGTGCTTGTTGCCGAAGACGGTTTCATTGAGGCCGTCGGGTCGCGTGAGGAGCTCGCTGAGCGAGCCGTGGCGGCTCAGCGTCAGATTGACTGTACGGGTAAATGGGTCATGCCGGGCCTCATCAATGCTCACGCTCACCTTCTGGCTGATGGACGTCCGCTGCCCAAAGCATTGATGAATGCAGCGCTCGCGCGGGGAATCGTGGGGTTCTGGAAAACTCCATTGGGACGGCCCATGCTGCGGGAACGCGCGCGGGGATTTGCGCAGGCCGAACTCAACTCAGGCGTGACGACTTTCCGCAGCCTCGGTGAGTACGACAACGAGGCGGTGTCCCTGGGGCGTGAGAGCGAGTCGGGGCAGTGGCTGGGTCCTCGCATTATGGCGTCTGGTCCGATGCTGGCTATCACCGGAGGCCACGGCGCCGAGCTGGGTCTCGCCCGGGTCGTCGATGCTCCGTGGGAGGGACGCAAGGCGGTGCGTCAAAACCTGCGGCTGGGCGCCACATCTATCAAGATCGCCGCGACGGGCGGGGTCACCGATGCGAAGGTCGTCGGTGAGGCTGGGCGTCCGCAGATGACCACCGAGGAAATGACGGCAATCTGCGAGGAAGCTCACTCGGCTGGGGTGCTTGTTGCTGCCCATGCTCAGAGTCCTGAGGGGGTGCTGAGGTCACTCAAGGCTGGCGTCGACACCATTGAGCATGGCTCGGCCATGACCGACGAGATCATCGAACTGTTCCACGACAATCCGCGGTCTCTGCGCGGATGGTCCGCTTTCGATGCGACTTTGCTGGCCGCTGCCCCGCTGGTCGAGATCGATACCAAGATCACGGGGATCAACAACGTCGTCAGGGAGAATGCCAAGATCGTGCTGGACTCGATGGTCCAGGGGATTCGCGATGCCATTGCGAACGATGTGGTGCTCGGATCCGGTTTGGATTCCTCGATGACGTTTACTCCCCACTACGCCATGTGGCGTGAGCTTGACCTCGTGGTGTCGAGAACCGGATTGTCCCATGCACGTGCCCTCGAGTCCGTAACTCGGGTCAATGCCAAGATGCTCGGCCTGGAGTCCGTGACGGGTGCGGTGGAGGCGGGGCTGTCTGCCGATCTACTGATTCTGGGATCCAATCCGCTTGACGATCTCAAGGCACTCGAGGCAATCGACACGGTTGTCGTCAGAGGAAATGTCATTGATGCCCCGTCGGTCGACACCTTTGACGAGATCGACGAGCTGCTCGACACCTTGCGTAGGTGA
- a CDS encoding glycoside hydrolase family 3 N-terminal domain-containing protein, with the protein MDPRAARITADMSVEERAGQCILVGVVPSDSPEYIANLIDTKCLAGIFILGHWTKKSKLVAMLDAVNSVSPHGIKPIVATDHEGGEIQNVRIPGVDRLPSQEALARMSPAKAQSVVTEGARQLADLGVHMIFSPVADVIDPDLGVRNKPIAKHHRGFGTDPQTCGRYAASVIAAHRKAGIISTAKHFPGIGRIVEDTDFKSAGITDDKTTRHDPYLESFRTAFNAGAEAVMIASAYYSKIDPGTLGLFSSKIMTDMLRDDFGYQGLIVSDDLGSSVSVFSVDGGHRASKFVSAGGDLAITANPGLVRPMIRALTSMAASSSGEKRLSDAARHVINVKLAHSLTK; encoded by the coding sequence ATGGATCCGCGGGCCGCCCGCATCACCGCGGACATGTCGGTCGAGGAGCGCGCTGGGCAGTGCATTCTCGTCGGGGTGGTTCCTTCGGACTCCCCCGAGTACATCGCCAATCTCATAGACACCAAGTGCCTTGCCGGGATCTTCATCCTGGGCCACTGGACCAAGAAGTCCAAGCTGGTAGCCATGCTCGACGCCGTCAACAGCGTCAGCCCGCACGGCATCAAGCCCATCGTCGCGACTGATCATGAGGGCGGCGAGATTCAGAACGTCCGGATCCCGGGAGTCGATAGGTTGCCGAGCCAGGAAGCTCTGGCTCGGATGTCCCCGGCGAAGGCTCAGTCAGTGGTGACGGAGGGTGCACGTCAGCTTGCTGACCTCGGCGTCCACATGATCTTTTCCCCCGTCGCTGACGTCATTGACCCTGATCTTGGTGTCAGGAACAAGCCGATCGCCAAGCACCATCGTGGCTTCGGTACCGATCCCCAGACCTGTGGCCGGTATGCGGCTTCCGTCATCGCAGCGCATCGCAAGGCCGGGATCATCTCGACCGCAAAGCATTTCCCTGGAATTGGGCGAATCGTCGAGGACACGGATTTCAAGTCCGCAGGAATTACCGACGACAAGACGACGCGCCATGACCCGTATCTCGAATCGTTCCGAACAGCATTCAACGCTGGGGCCGAAGCCGTCATGATTGCCTCAGCGTACTACTCGAAGATCGATCCAGGAACCCTCGGGTTGTTCTCGTCCAAGATCATGACTGACATGCTTCGCGATGACTTCGGATACCAAGGACTCATTGTGTCCGATGACTTGGGAAGCTCAGTTTCGGTGTTCTCGGTCGATGGTGGACACCGGGCAAGCAAATTCGTGTCCGCTGGCGGTGACTTGGCAATCACAGCCAACCCAGGTCTGGTTCGCCCCATGATCCGGGCGTTGACGTCAATGGCGGCGTCATCGTCGGGCGAGAAACGTCTCAGCGACGCCGCCCGCCATGTCATCAACGTCAAATTGGCGCATTCACTGACGAAGTGA
- a CDS encoding Y-family DNA polymerase, with amino-acid sequence MPAERLSATPVRVLMAVIPRWRIVAASRRQPGDDPLLVVDRGAVVDCCSRAAEEGVIPGLSVRAAQLRCPDAVVVPHDPASEEVLFDEVVREIETSVAPSVHVVRPGVVAVTARGVARFYGGEHAAAQRMSEVLARIGYTDAGISVADGLFAAEVAGSEAASSQDHAPKILNPGMSTAFLASHDVSVLARTGRVDESLVRTLRQLGLTTLGAFAGLDRQHVVQRFAEAGQRAHDWARGMDVTVLSAHRLEDDDAMEVVLDDPEPSGAQVVAVVRPVAEEFMAGLAANGRVCSQARILIRATTGLSERTWRQPWQFSSDDLVARLSRQLDDLPRTVDEFGADEFCQSGVEAVRIVPTIHRAGEAAEGLFGARPTEHLVHVISQLQEKLGPEGVLVGEVAGGRMLKDRRRLVPFGTVAEDARPVDRPWPGHLDGPAPGIVYSRPLPARLETTDGMPLTTSSDLPTISPGWFHDGTSRRRVIAWAGPWPVHQRWWSTPAVSVERVQLVTEDQQAWVLAGSADRWWVEARYDEA; translated from the coding sequence ATGCCTGCTGAGCGGCTCAGTGCCACCCCGGTTCGGGTCCTCATGGCAGTCATTCCCAGGTGGCGAATTGTGGCAGCATCCCGACGTCAGCCGGGGGATGATCCTCTTCTGGTTGTCGATCGTGGGGCCGTCGTCGACTGCTGTTCCCGAGCCGCTGAGGAAGGTGTCATCCCAGGCTTGTCGGTGAGGGCTGCCCAGTTACGGTGCCCGGACGCCGTTGTCGTGCCTCACGATCCTGCTTCCGAGGAAGTCCTCTTTGACGAGGTGGTTCGCGAGATCGAGACATCAGTAGCCCCTTCAGTCCACGTGGTGCGCCCAGGAGTGGTTGCGGTGACTGCTCGCGGGGTTGCTCGTTTCTATGGTGGTGAACATGCTGCTGCGCAGCGCATGTCTGAGGTGCTGGCACGAATCGGATACACCGACGCGGGGATTTCGGTGGCCGACGGGTTGTTCGCGGCTGAGGTGGCCGGGTCCGAGGCGGCCAGCTCGCAGGACCATGCCCCGAAGATCCTCAACCCCGGGATGTCCACGGCCTTTCTGGCCTCCCACGACGTTTCGGTTCTGGCACGTACTGGCCGGGTTGACGAGTCATTGGTGCGGACCTTGCGTCAGCTCGGTCTGACGACCCTGGGTGCCTTCGCCGGCCTGGATCGTCAGCATGTCGTGCAGCGATTCGCGGAGGCTGGGCAGCGCGCCCACGATTGGGCACGTGGCATGGACGTCACGGTGTTGTCGGCACACCGTCTCGAGGACGACGATGCCATGGAAGTGGTCCTTGACGATCCGGAACCTTCCGGAGCCCAGGTGGTGGCCGTGGTGCGTCCTGTGGCCGAGGAGTTCATGGCAGGTCTGGCAGCCAATGGTCGGGTGTGCTCCCAGGCTCGCATTCTCATCCGGGCCACCACCGGGTTGTCTGAGCGCACTTGGCGTCAACCCTGGCAGTTCAGCAGTGACGATCTGGTGGCTCGGTTGTCCCGTCAGCTCGATGATCTTCCCAGGACCGTGGACGAATTCGGTGCTGATGAGTTCTGCCAGTCCGGTGTTGAGGCGGTGCGGATCGTTCCCACCATCCATCGTGCGGGGGAGGCGGCCGAGGGATTGTTCGGGGCCAGACCCACCGAGCATCTTGTCCACGTCATCTCTCAGTTGCAGGAGAAGCTGGGGCCAGAGGGAGTTCTGGTGGGGGAAGTCGCCGGTGGCCGGATGCTCAAGGACCGACGGCGACTGGTTCCTTTCGGGACGGTTGCCGAGGATGCGCGTCCGGTGGATCGCCCTTGGCCAGGTCATCTTGACGGTCCTGCCCCCGGGATCGTGTATTCCCGTCCGCTGCCAGCCCGGTTGGAGACAACGGACGGTATGCCGCTGACGACGTCGTCTGACCTGCCGACGATCAGCCCGGGATGGTTTCACGACGGCACTTCGCGACGGCGCGTCATCGCATGGGCTGGGCCATGGCCGGTGCACCAGAGGTGGTGGAGTACCCCGGCGGTCTCGGTGGAGCGAGTGCAGTTGGTCACCGAGGACCAACAGGCGTGGGTCCTGGCGGGGTCGGCTGACCGCTGGTGGGTCGAGGCTCGTTACGACGAGGCGTGA
- a CDS encoding error-prone DNA polymerase, translating to MSYHNPPIPWRELERRISGRRPPNGHQDSHVDQAGYRRVRKPFDRHPVRPEGPVVPYAELHCHSSYSFLDGASSPEDLVTRAVELGLSGLALTDHDGLYGVVRMAEAAEACGLPTIIGSELSIGAPDAQNGVADPVGSHLLVLANGPEGYRRLAGALTDAYLAEGGQKGHPVHDLNHLAEVADGHWTVLTGCRKGAVRQGLARGVEQAEAKLHHLVDLFGIDNVLVELTDHRAPTDSRDNDILAELAGRHGLATVATTAAHYAGAEQFELACALSAVRARRSLDEMDGWLPAGPVARLRSGVEMADLFSRHRDAVDNTVAVADRTAFQLRSVRPRLPDQKVPEGQTPISWLRHLVEEGRRGCYGDDPVAKDRLETELDLIEARDFAGYFLIVSDIVEFARSQGIVCQGRGSAAASAVCYVLGITVVDPVFYGLPFERFLSVLREEEPDIDVDFDARRREEVIQYVYAKYGRRNAAQVADVITYRPRSAIRDMAKALGYSQGQQDAWSGQMERRSAVPDSQNPDGPEIPDDVVALAQQVMGLPRHLGIHSAGMVLTREPVGHICPIEPARMPGRTVLQWDKEDCAWMGLVKFDLLGLGMLSALSISFDLISHHCGRSLSLASIPRNEPGVYDMLCRGDSIGVFQVESRAQIGTLPRLKPRCFYDLAVEIGLIRPGPVQGGAVHPYIRRRTGAEPITYPHPLLEPVLERTLGIPLFQEQLMQMATTVGNCTAADADLLRRAMGSKRGVERIDSLRAKLFEGMAANGIDDDTAQDIYARIESFANFGFAESHALSFAGLVYASAWVKLHYPAACLAALLRSQPMGFYSPATLVADARRHGVVTRRPDLTTSSVGANLEPLDREGGGVETGMDECLHDHDESEIGPFDPHRDDGDHRRDTHFAVRLGLSDVSGISTEAAARIVAEREREPFTSLDDLARRVELTKEEVEALALAGAFDDLVGSRRGALWQIGQIDGVAPGQLDVQVATQPPLLPEPTQLELLGDDIRATGISTADHPVRHLRSILDRRGVVPVDQLGDVEAGRRIEVAGVVTHRQRPGTAGGVTFLNVEDETGLLNVIVTPGAWKHHRRVARTSRALVVRGILERGDEGVTSLQADRLEALDLSVPTRSRDFC from the coding sequence ATGAGTTACCACAATCCTCCGATTCCGTGGCGAGAGCTGGAGAGACGCATCTCGGGGCGGCGTCCTCCCAATGGTCATCAGGACAGTCATGTCGACCAGGCTGGGTATCGCCGCGTCCGTAAGCCCTTTGACCGCCATCCCGTCCGGCCCGAAGGGCCTGTAGTGCCCTATGCCGAGCTGCACTGCCACTCCTCCTACAGTTTTCTTGACGGTGCCTCCAGCCCGGAGGATCTCGTCACCCGGGCGGTGGAGTTGGGGCTGTCGGGGCTGGCCCTGACCGATCATGACGGCCTCTACGGGGTCGTCAGGATGGCTGAAGCGGCTGAAGCCTGTGGTCTTCCCACCATCATCGGGTCGGAGTTGTCCATCGGAGCGCCGGATGCGCAGAACGGGGTGGCTGATCCGGTGGGCAGTCATCTGCTCGTGTTGGCCAATGGTCCGGAGGGGTATCGCCGCTTGGCGGGCGCCCTCACCGATGCCTATCTGGCTGAGGGAGGGCAGAAGGGTCATCCGGTCCATGATCTCAACCATCTGGCCGAGGTGGCCGACGGGCACTGGACCGTCCTCACTGGGTGTCGTAAAGGAGCGGTGAGGCAGGGGTTGGCCAGGGGAGTGGAGCAGGCTGAGGCCAAACTTCATCATCTGGTTGATTTGTTCGGCATTGACAACGTCCTGGTCGAGTTGACCGATCATCGCGCTCCCACCGATTCCCGTGACAACGACATCCTCGCTGAGCTGGCGGGTCGTCATGGTCTGGCAACGGTGGCGACGACAGCCGCCCACTACGCCGGTGCTGAGCAGTTCGAGCTGGCCTGTGCCCTGTCAGCGGTGCGGGCCCGACGCAGTCTTGACGAGATGGACGGCTGGCTTCCTGCCGGCCCGGTGGCGAGGTTGCGCAGCGGGGTAGAGATGGCAGACCTGTTCAGTCGTCACCGGGATGCGGTGGACAACACCGTGGCTGTGGCGGACAGGACGGCTTTCCAACTGAGGTCGGTGCGTCCCCGTCTGCCCGACCAGAAGGTGCCCGAGGGCCAGACGCCCATCAGTTGGCTGCGTCATCTGGTGGAGGAAGGCCGTCGGGGCTGTTACGGAGACGATCCGGTGGCCAAGGACCGACTGGAAACTGAACTTGACCTCATCGAAGCCCGAGATTTTGCCGGCTACTTCCTCATCGTTTCCGACATCGTGGAGTTCGCCCGGTCTCAGGGGATCGTGTGTCAAGGACGTGGGTCAGCAGCGGCTTCGGCGGTCTGTTACGTGTTGGGTATCACCGTCGTCGACCCGGTGTTCTATGGCTTGCCCTTCGAGCGGTTCCTGTCGGTGCTGCGCGAGGAGGAGCCCGATATTGACGTCGATTTCGACGCCCGACGTCGTGAGGAGGTCATCCAATACGTCTACGCCAAATACGGACGCCGCAACGCCGCCCAAGTGGCCGACGTCATCACCTATCGGCCGCGCAGTGCTATTCGCGACATGGCCAAAGCCCTCGGCTATTCCCAGGGACAGCAGGACGCGTGGTCTGGTCAGATGGAGAGACGATCAGCAGTGCCGGACTCTCAAAATCCTGACGGCCCCGAGATTCCTGACGACGTCGTCGCTCTTGCCCAACAGGTGATGGGCCTGCCACGTCACCTGGGTATCCATTCGGCCGGAATGGTGCTGACCCGAGAACCGGTGGGGCATATCTGTCCGATCGAGCCGGCCCGGATGCCCGGTCGCACGGTGCTGCAATGGGACAAGGAGGACTGCGCCTGGATGGGATTGGTGAAGTTCGACCTACTCGGGTTGGGAATGCTCTCGGCGCTGAGCATCTCCTTCGACCTCATCTCCCACCACTGCGGACGATCCTTGAGCCTGGCTTCGATCCCGCGCAATGAGCCGGGGGTTTACGACATGTTGTGCCGCGGTGACAGTATCGGTGTCTTCCAAGTGGAGAGTCGGGCCCAGATCGGCACCCTGCCTCGGCTCAAACCGCGCTGTTTCTATGACCTGGCCGTGGAGATCGGGCTCATCCGTCCTGGCCCGGTGCAGGGAGGCGCGGTGCATCCCTATATCCGACGGCGCACTGGTGCTGAACCGATCACCTATCCGCACCCGTTACTCGAACCGGTGCTGGAACGCACCCTGGGGATCCCGCTCTTTCAGGAGCAGCTCATGCAGATGGCCACGACAGTCGGCAACTGCACGGCCGCTGATGCTGACCTGTTACGCCGAGCAATGGGGTCCAAGCGTGGGGTCGAGCGCATTGACTCCCTACGCGCCAAGCTCTTCGAGGGGATGGCAGCCAATGGGATTGACGACGACACAGCCCAGGACATCTATGCCCGCATCGAGTCCTTTGCCAATTTTGGATTCGCCGAGTCCCATGCGCTGAGCTTCGCCGGACTGGTCTACGCCTCAGCCTGGGTCAAGCTGCACTACCCGGCAGCATGTCTTGCGGCCTTGCTGCGTAGTCAGCCGATGGGGTTCTATTCTCCGGCGACTCTGGTGGCTGATGCTCGACGACATGGCGTGGTGACGCGACGCCCAGATCTGACGACGTCGTCAGTGGGGGCAAATCTGGAACCGCTGGATCGTGAGGGCGGCGGCGTGGAGACCGGGATGGACGAGTGCCTTCATGACCACGACGAGTCTGAGATCGGTCCTTTTGATCCCCATCGTGATGACGGTGACCATCGCCGGGATACTCACTTTGCCGTGCGTCTGGGGCTTTCTGACGTTTCCGGCATCAGCACCGAGGCAGCCGCCCGGATCGTTGCGGAGCGGGAACGCGAGCCTTTCACCAGTCTTGACGATCTCGCGCGTCGGGTTGAACTGACCAAGGAAGAGGTGGAAGCCCTTGCCCTGGCAGGCGCTTTCGACGATCTCGTAGGTTCAAGACGTGGTGCTTTGTGGCAAATCGGTCAGATTGACGGTGTGGCACCGGGACAGCTTGATGTTCAGGTGGCTACCCAGCCCCCTTTGCTCCCCGAACCCACTCAGCTGGAGTTACTGGGTGACGACATCCGTGCCACCGGAATCAGCACTGCAGACCATCCCGTTCGCCACCTCCGCAGCATCCTTGATCGACGAGGTGTGGTGCCAGTTGACCAATTGGGTGACGTCGAGGCCGGACGACGTATAGAAGTTGCTGGAGTCGTTACCCACAGACAAAGACCTGGAACAGCTGGGGGAGTGACCTTCCTCAATGTGGAAGACGAAACTGGCCTGCTCAATGTCATCGTCACCCCGGGGGCATGGAAGCATCACCGACGTGTAGCTCGGACGTCGCGGGCTTTGGTGGTGCGGGGGATCTTGGAAAGAGGCGACGAGGGAGTGACGAGTTTGCAGGCAGATCGGTTGGAAGCCCTCGATCTGTCGGTGCCGACGAGGTCTCGCGACTTCTGTTGA
- a CDS encoding MFS transporter — translation MKWSSIIVSAYLPTLMSSLGYGAVIPLIPLSAVHNGASAALAAAIAALVSIGQIIGDVPAGWLVTKIGEKWSLVIAMLIDAVALVSMGLIHHLGLLAIAVLVNGMAGAVYGIARQNYLTVAIPYRYRARALSTLGGVFRVGWFVGPMAGSWILRESSMAWAYGFASIASLLAAAVTTVMPDLPPADTPETAKDDAATKISTWTIAKQNSTVLWTTGLGVAALMLVRSARRSLLPLWCHANGLTPATTDLIYAWSMAADVLLFLPGGALMDKFGRWWVAVPSIFIQAIALLTLPLTHTATTIGIVALIIGIGNGVSSGIVMTLGSDASPDIGRPQFLAAWRLLTDTGSAMGPLVVTLITLAWPLSAASIVMAVIGLVGSYWMARWVPRGTR, via the coding sequence GTGAAGTGGTCGTCGATCATCGTCTCCGCCTACCTGCCGACTCTCATGTCGTCGCTGGGTTACGGTGCGGTGATTCCGCTCATTCCACTCAGCGCAGTCCACAACGGTGCATCCGCTGCCCTTGCTGCCGCAATCGCCGCGCTCGTCAGCATCGGCCAGATCATTGGCGATGTCCCTGCCGGATGGCTCGTCACGAAGATCGGCGAGAAGTGGTCGTTGGTCATCGCCATGCTCATCGACGCCGTGGCCCTGGTATCCATGGGGCTCATCCATCATCTTGGCCTGCTCGCCATCGCGGTGCTCGTCAATGGCATGGCCGGAGCTGTCTACGGCATTGCTCGACAGAACTATCTGACGGTCGCCATCCCCTACCGGTACCGGGCCCGCGCCCTGTCCACCCTGGGCGGGGTGTTTCGGGTGGGCTGGTTCGTCGGTCCGATGGCTGGGTCATGGATCCTGCGTGAGTCCTCGATGGCATGGGCATATGGATTCGCATCCATCGCCAGTCTTCTCGCAGCCGCCGTGACCACCGTCATGCCTGACCTGCCACCGGCCGACACCCCAGAGACCGCCAAGGACGACGCTGCCACCAAAATCTCGACCTGGACCATCGCCAAGCAGAACTCGACGGTCCTCTGGACGACGGGTCTGGGAGTGGCGGCACTCATGCTTGTTCGGTCAGCCCGACGCTCGTTGCTGCCGCTGTGGTGCCATGCGAACGGACTTACCCCGGCTACCACGGATCTCATCTACGCCTGGTCGATGGCAGCTGATGTTCTCCTCTTCCTGCCCGGCGGTGCCCTCATGGACAAGTTCGGGCGCTGGTGGGTGGCCGTGCCATCGATCTTCATCCAAGCCATCGCTCTGCTCACTTTGCCGCTGACCCACACCGCGACGACCATTGGCATCGTCGCGCTCATCATCGGGATCGGAAACGGAGTCAGCTCGGGCATCGTCATGACCCTGGGATCCGACGCTTCCCCTGACATTGGACGGCCTCAATTCCTGGCCGCCTGGCGATTGCTCACCGACACCGGCTCGGCAATGGGACCGCTCGTCGTCACCCTCATCACTTTGGCATGGCCGCTGTCGGCAGCCAGCATCGTCATGGCCGTCATTGGACTGGTCGGCAGCTACTGGATGGCGCGCTGGGTACCGCGAGGCACACGGTAG